The Deinococcus sonorensis KR-87 genome includes a window with the following:
- the fusA gene encoding elongation factor G, which produces MTTKTSSYLTHFRNIGIAAHIDAGKTTTTERILYYTGRTHNIGEVHDGAATMDWMEQERERGITITAAATTAKWTRSGQEYVVNIIDTPGHVDFTIEVERSMRVLDGAVAVFDSSQGVEPQSETVWRQADRYGVPRIAFSNKMDKTGASFELVLNDIRERLGAIPAPIQYPMGQENEFKGIIDIVRQRAYTYTNDLGTDIEEHDVPAEFADKVTEMRAALIEAAAEVDEDLMLKYLEGEEPTIEELIKAIRKGTIEKRIFPVLCGSALKNKGVQLLLDAVVDYLPSPLEVPAIRGHLEDSEETRDYPADPDGKLAALAFKIMADPYVGRLTFVRIYSGTLQSGSYVYNASKGKRERVGRLLKMHANSREDVTELKAGELGAVIGLKDAGTGNTLIGDGDEKVLLESIDVPEPVIKLAIEPKTKADQEKMGVGLGRLAEEDPTFRVETDQESGQTTIAGMGELHLEILVDRLKREYKVDANVGAPQVAYRETITRATDVEGKFVRQSGGRGQFGHVKIKAEPLPPGSGFVFENAVVGGTVPREYVKPAQNGIEEAMQSGPMLGFPVVDMKVTLYDGSYHEVDSSEMAFKIAGSMALKEAVQKGAPALLEPVMRVEVTVPDDFMGDIIGDLNSRRGQIQGMEARGNAQIVKAFVPLSEMFGYATDMRSMTQGRASYSMFFDHYTQVPNNIAQTLMKK; this is translated from the coding sequence ATGACCACCAAGACGAGCAGTTATCTGACCCACTTCCGGAATATCGGGATTGCCGCGCACATCGACGCCGGCAAGACCACCACCACCGAGCGCATCCTGTACTACACCGGCCGGACCCACAACATCGGTGAGGTGCACGACGGCGCCGCCACCATGGACTGGATGGAGCAGGAGCGCGAGCGCGGCATCACCATCACCGCCGCCGCCACCACCGCCAAGTGGACCCGCAGCGGCCAGGAGTACGTGGTCAACATCATCGACACCCCCGGCCACGTGGACTTCACCATTGAGGTGGAGCGGTCCATGCGTGTGCTGGACGGCGCGGTCGCGGTGTTCGACTCGAGCCAGGGCGTGGAGCCGCAGAGCGAGACCGTGTGGCGTCAGGCTGACCGCTACGGCGTGCCGCGCATCGCGTTCTCCAACAAGATGGACAAGACCGGTGCCAGCTTCGAGCTGGTGCTGAACGACATCCGTGAGCGCCTGGGCGCCATCCCGGCCCCGATCCAGTACCCGATGGGCCAGGAGAACGAGTTCAAGGGCATCATCGACATCGTGCGTCAGCGCGCCTACACCTACACCAACGACCTGGGCACCGACATCGAGGAGCACGACGTGCCGGCCGAGTTCGCGGACAAGGTCACCGAGATGCGCGCCGCGCTGATCGAGGCCGCCGCTGAGGTGGACGAGGACCTGATGCTCAAGTACCTCGAGGGCGAGGAGCCCACCATCGAGGAACTGATCAAGGCCATCCGCAAGGGCACCATCGAGAAGCGCATCTTCCCGGTGCTGTGTGGCAGCGCGCTGAAGAACAAGGGCGTGCAGCTGCTGCTGGACGCGGTGGTGGACTACCTGCCCAGCCCGCTGGAAGTGCCGGCCATCCGCGGTCACCTGGAGGACAGCGAGGAAACCCGCGACTACCCGGCCGACCCGGACGGCAAGCTGGCCGCGCTGGCGTTCAAGATCATGGCTGACCCGTACGTGGGCCGCCTGACCTTCGTGCGTATCTACTCGGGCACCCTGCAGAGCGGCAGCTACGTGTACAACGCCAGCAAGGGCAAGCGCGAGCGCGTGGGCCGTCTGCTCAAGATGCACGCCAACAGCCGTGAGGACGTCACCGAACTCAAGGCCGGCGAGCTGGGCGCGGTCATCGGCCTGAAGGACGCGGGCACCGGCAACACCCTGATCGGGGACGGCGACGAGAAGGTGCTGCTGGAGAGCATCGACGTGCCGGAGCCGGTGATCAAGCTGGCCATCGAGCCCAAGACCAAGGCCGACCAGGAGAAGATGGGCGTGGGCCTGGGCCGTCTGGCCGAGGAAGACCCCACCTTCCGCGTCGAGACCGACCAGGAGAGCGGCCAGACCACCATCGCGGGCATGGGCGAGCTGCACCTGGAGATCCTGGTGGACCGCCTGAAGCGCGAGTACAAGGTGGACGCCAACGTGGGCGCGCCGCAGGTGGCCTACCGTGAGACCATCACCCGCGCCACCGACGTGGAAGGCAAGTTCGTGCGTCAGTCGGGCGGCCGTGGTCAGTTCGGCCACGTCAAGATCAAGGCCGAGCCGCTTCCGCCGGGCAGCGGGTTCGTGTTCGAGAACGCCGTGGTCGGCGGCACCGTACCGCGCGAGTACGTCAAGCCGGCGCAGAACGGCATCGAGGAGGCCATGCAGAGCGGCCCGATGCTGGGCTTCCCGGTGGTGGACATGAAGGTCACCCTGTACGACGGCTCGTACCACGAGGTCGACAGCTCGGAAATGGCCTTCAAGATCGCCGGCAGCATGGCGCTGAAGGAAGCGGTCCAGAAGGGTGCCCCGGCGCTGCTGGAGCCGGTCATGCGCGTGGAAGTCACCGTGCCGGACGACTTCATGGGTGACATCATCGGCGACCTGAACAGCCGCCGTGGTCAGATCCAGGGCATGGAGGCGCGTGGCAACGCACAGATCGTGAAGGCCTTCGTGCCGCTCAGCGAGATGTTCGGCTACGCCACCGACATGCGCAGCATGACCCAGGGCCGCGCCAGCTACAGCATGTTCTTCGACCACTACACCCAGGTGCCGAACAACATCGCCCAGACGCTGATGAAGAAGTAA
- a CDS encoding ABC transporter ATP-binding protein produces the protein MLTDPSPNAAAARPPVLSLRGITKRFPGVTANDDVTLDLQAGEVLALLGENGAGKSTLISILYGLYRPDEGQILLDGRPVNIASPAHALRLGIGLVPQHPMLVGRHTVAENLALGTGSALFPARAMRGRIRELSQRYGLGVDPDARVQGLSPGEKQRVEILRSVLRGVRVLILDEPTSVLTPQEVEGLFGVMRELRAGGQSLVFISHKLDEVLSITDRVAVLRRGQLVGSWPTAGATRELLAERMVGKSVSFERKRGASHAAAPLLQVSGLNARSGRGLPALQNVTFTLHCGEVIGVAGVAGNGQSELVEVLAGLHPADSGELTLDATPLSGDPRRRFAQGVAHIPEDRIHMGTVPTMTVAENLALREYAATPYARGGVRNLGALDRHARQMVEEYQVSTPGLTTPSRLLSGGNIQKLILARELTGQARLILAVHPTYGLDIGATDQVHRVLLSRSEAGAGVLLVSEDLDELLSLSDRIAVMYHGELLGPYDVGSVTREGLGLLMTGGSGIPHGAGPGSETEAAGVAL, from the coding sequence ATGTTGACCGACCCCTCTCCGAATGCCGCTGCTGCCCGCCCGCCGGTGCTGTCGTTGCGCGGCATCACCAAGCGCTTTCCCGGCGTGACCGCCAACGACGACGTGACGCTGGACCTGCAGGCCGGTGAGGTGCTGGCGCTGCTGGGCGAGAATGGGGCCGGCAAGAGCACCCTGATCAGCATCCTGTACGGCCTGTACCGCCCCGACGAGGGCCAGATCCTGCTGGACGGCCGGCCGGTGAATATTGCGTCTCCGGCGCACGCGCTGCGGCTGGGCATCGGGCTGGTGCCGCAGCATCCGATGCTGGTCGGTCGGCATACCGTGGCCGAGAACCTGGCGCTCGGCACCGGGTCGGCGCTGTTTCCAGCGCGGGCCATGCGCGGACGCATCCGGGAGCTGAGCCAGCGCTATGGCCTGGGCGTGGACCCGGACGCACGGGTGCAGGGCCTGTCGCCCGGCGAGAAGCAGCGGGTGGAGATTCTGCGCTCGGTGCTGCGCGGGGTGCGGGTGCTGATTCTGGACGAGCCGACCAGCGTGCTGACCCCCCAGGAGGTCGAGGGGCTCTTCGGGGTGATGCGTGAGCTGAGGGCCGGCGGCCAGTCGCTGGTGTTCATCTCGCACAAGCTGGACGAGGTGCTGAGCATCACCGACCGGGTGGCGGTGTTGCGGCGCGGTCAGCTGGTCGGCAGCTGGCCCACCGCTGGAGCGACCCGCGAACTGCTGGCCGAGCGGATGGTGGGCAAAAGCGTCAGCTTCGAGCGCAAGCGCGGGGCCAGCCACGCGGCCGCACCGCTGCTGCAGGTGAGCGGCCTGAACGCCCGCAGCGGCCGGGGCCTGCCGGCCCTGCAGAACGTGACCTTCACGCTGCACTGCGGCGAGGTGATCGGGGTGGCGGGCGTGGCCGGCAACGGGCAGAGCGAGCTGGTGGAGGTGCTGGCCGGTCTGCACCCCGCCGACAGCGGGGAGCTGACCCTGGACGCTACACCGCTGAGCGGCGATCCGCGCCGCCGCTTCGCGCAGGGGGTGGCGCACATCCCGGAAGACCGCATCCACATGGGCACGGTGCCCACCATGACGGTGGCCGAGAACCTGGCGCTGCGCGAGTACGCGGCCACGCCCTACGCGCGCGGCGGCGTGCGCAACCTGGGTGCCCTGGACCGGCATGCCCGGCAGATGGTGGAGGAGTATCAGGTCAGCACGCCGGGCCTGACCACCCCGTCGCGGCTGCTGTCGGGCGGCAACATCCAGAAACTGATTCTGGCCCGGGAGCTGACCGGGCAGGCCCGGCTGATTCTGGCGGTGCATCCCACCTATGGCCTGGACATCGGGGCCACCGATCAGGTGCACCGGGTGCTGCTGTCACGCAGCGAGGCGGGTGCGGGGGTGCTGCTGGTCTCGGAGGATCTGGACGAGCTGCTGAGCCTGTCGGACCGCATCGCCGTGATGTACCACGGCGAGCTGCTGGGCCCCTATGACGTGGGCAGCGTGACCCGTGAGGGGCTGGGCCTGCTGATGACCGGCGGCAGCGGCATCCCGCACGGCGCCGGTCCCGGCAGCGAGACCGAGGCCGCGGGCGTGGCGCTGTGA
- a CDS encoding ABC transporter permease, which produces MVWVTLAALVVALLIAGAVFAASGTNPLTAYGTLLQGTVMDAQGWAEVLRRAVPLLLIGVGLTLAFRAQFFNIGAEGQLLMGAVAAGGVALFTPLPGLLLPVGMFVAAFLVGGLWTLIAAWLRTRLRVNEILSTLMLNYVAQYLVVYLIAGPWKGKNVRGFIYTDDFPAAAQLAVVPGTRVGILTLVLGVVAAVGLQFVLSRTTRGYELRVVGENPGAARYAGISAPRTVLLMALITGGMAGLAGAGEVAGIHHKLLDPAQISAGYGFTAIIVAWLARGNPLLCLVTAPLMGIILAGGDVLKINLNMPGRIVDVFSGVMLMTLIASEVFVRYRWKRG; this is translated from the coding sequence GTGGTATGGGTAACGCTGGCGGCACTGGTGGTGGCGCTGCTGATCGCCGGAGCCGTGTTCGCCGCGTCCGGCACCAACCCGCTCACCGCCTACGGCACGCTGCTACAGGGCACCGTGATGGACGCCCAGGGCTGGGCCGAGGTGCTGCGGCGGGCGGTGCCGCTGCTCTTGATCGGGGTGGGGCTGACGCTGGCGTTCCGGGCGCAGTTCTTCAACATCGGGGCGGAGGGGCAGCTGCTGATGGGCGCGGTGGCGGCGGGCGGGGTGGCGTTGTTCACGCCGCTGCCGGGCCTGCTGCTGCCGGTGGGGATGTTCGTGGCCGCCTTCCTGGTGGGCGGGCTGTGGACGCTGATTGCAGCGTGGCTGCGGACCCGCCTGCGCGTCAACGAGATTCTGAGCACCCTGATGCTCAACTACGTGGCGCAGTACCTGGTGGTGTACCTGATCGCGGGGCCATGGAAGGGCAAGAACGTGCGCGGCTTCATCTACACCGACGACTTTCCGGCCGCCGCCCAGCTGGCGGTGGTGCCGGGCACCCGGGTCGGCATTCTGACGCTGGTGCTGGGCGTGGTGGCGGCGGTGGGCCTGCAGTTCGTGCTGTCGCGCACCACCCGGGGCTATGAGCTGCGGGTGGTGGGGGAGAACCCCGGTGCGGCCCGGTACGCCGGCATCAGCGCGCCGCGCACCGTGCTGCTGATGGCGCTGATCACCGGCGGCATGGCTGGGCTGGCGGGGGCCGGCGAGGTGGCGGGCATCCACCACAAGCTGCTGGACCCGGCCCAGATCAGCGCGGGGTACGGCTTCACGGCCATCATCGTGGCGTGGCTGGCGCGCGGCAATCCGCTGCTGTGCCTGGTGACGGCCCCGCTGATGGGCATCATCCTGGCGGGCGGCGACGTGCTCAAGATCAACCTGAACATGCCGGGCCGCATCGTGGACGTGTTCAGCGGCGTGATGCTGATGACCCTGATCGCCAGCGAAGTGTTCGTGCGCTACCGCTGGAAGCGCGGCTAG
- a CDS encoding ABC transporter permease, with amino-acid sequence MDELLNALTRALAFGTPLLLASLGAIINERAGVVNLGVEGMMALGALAGFAVAYGGGMGGSLVLAILAAMAAGALAGLLHAFVTITLRANQFVSGLALTLLGLGVAGMLGKPYEGFPLFNQPPQWPFTVGAIALAAVLAFVFQGTRFGLTLRSVGENPAAADVLGLNVGLVRYLGVMAGGALAGLAGAYLSLVYRPSWTDGMTAGLGWIAVALVIFVGWSPLRAVLGSIFFGLLYYLQFRLQGQSPVPTEFFSAMPYLLVVVVLAFAGLRGQQGAAPEALGRPYTRGER; translated from the coding sequence ATGGATGAACTGCTGAACGCGCTGACCCGGGCGCTGGCCTTCGGCACGCCGCTGCTGCTGGCCAGCCTGGGCGCCATCATCAACGAGCGGGCCGGGGTGGTGAACCTGGGTGTGGAGGGCATGATGGCCCTGGGCGCCCTGGCGGGATTTGCGGTGGCCTACGGCGGCGGCATGGGCGGCAGCCTGGTGCTGGCGATCCTGGCGGCCATGGCCGCCGGCGCGCTGGCCGGGCTGCTGCACGCCTTCGTGACCATCACCCTGCGCGCCAACCAGTTCGTGTCGGGGCTGGCCCTGACGCTGCTGGGGCTGGGCGTGGCCGGCATGCTGGGCAAGCCCTACGAGGGCTTTCCGCTGTTCAACCAGCCGCCGCAGTGGCCCTTCACGGTGGGGGCCATCGCGCTGGCCGCCGTGCTGGCCTTCGTGTTTCAGGGCACCCGCTTTGGCCTGACGCTGCGCTCGGTGGGGGAGAACCCGGCGGCGGCCGACGTGCTGGGGCTGAACGTGGGCCTGGTGCGCTACCTGGGCGTGATGGCCGGCGGCGCCCTGGCCGGGCTGGCCGGGGCGTACCTGTCGCTGGTGTACCGGCCCAGCTGGACCGATGGCATGACGGCGGGCCTCGGCTGGATTGCAGTGGCGCTGGTGATCTTCGTGGGCTGGAGCCCGCTGCGCGCCGTTCTGGGCAGCATCTTCTTCGGACTGCTGTACTACCTGCAGTTCCGGCTGCAGGGGCAGAGCCCGGTGCCCACCGAGTTCTTCTCGGCCATGCCGTACCTGCTGGTGGTGGTGGTGCTGGCCTTCGCCGGGCTGCGCGGTCAGCAGGGCGCGGCGCCCGAGGCGCTGGGCCGCCCGTATACCCGCGGCGAACGCTGA
- a CDS encoding BMP family ABC transporter substrate-binding protein — protein sequence MKRILTMALAAAAGGAALLGQTTQAQGNSTAKLKACFIYVGPTGDIGWTYAHDQARKAAEKALPWLETKYVESVPEGQALPAIDRLVADKCQVIFTTSFGYMDDTLTAAKKYPNVIFAHAAGYKRNPNMATYMADFYQVYYLNGLVAGALSKSGKIGFVGTYPVPELKRHLSAFALGVKAANPKAVVDVKWLNSWFDPAKTREASEALLAQGDDVLTSAEDSATGVQTAAAKKIPTFSHYNSMYRFSKDYVVTGHLAHWDKIYIDFLTKVHNGTYTNKNLQNVDYWWLLNKGAVEMGADAGLAVNPKYVPQLKAATMTVKGQKVSVYDRLMALTKDMSSAKPTFDPFAGPLKDRYGVTRVPAGKTLSVADLNSMSWVVPGVVGDVADEPKK from the coding sequence ATGAAGCGAATTCTGACCATGGCCCTTGCCGCTGCCGCCGGAGGCGCCGCGCTGCTCGGACAGACCACCCAGGCGCAGGGCAACAGCACCGCCAAACTCAAGGCCTGCTTCATCTACGTGGGGCCCACCGGCGACATCGGCTGGACCTACGCCCACGACCAGGCGCGCAAGGCGGCCGAGAAGGCGCTGCCGTGGCTGGAGACCAAGTACGTGGAGAGCGTGCCGGAAGGGCAGGCGCTGCCGGCCATTGACCGGCTGGTGGCCGACAAGTGCCAGGTGATCTTCACCACCAGCTTCGGCTACATGGACGACACCCTGACCGCTGCCAAGAAGTACCCGAACGTGATCTTCGCGCACGCGGCCGGCTACAAGCGCAACCCCAACATGGCCACCTACATGGCCGACTTCTATCAGGTGTACTACCTCAACGGTCTGGTGGCGGGCGCACTGAGCAAGAGCGGCAAGATCGGCTTCGTGGGCACCTACCCGGTGCCGGAGCTCAAGCGTCACCTGTCGGCCTTCGCCCTGGGCGTCAAGGCGGCCAACCCCAAGGCCGTGGTGGACGTGAAGTGGCTGAACTCCTGGTTCGATCCGGCCAAGACCCGCGAGGCCAGTGAGGCGCTGCTGGCGCAGGGCGACGACGTGCTGACCAGCGCCGAGGACAGCGCCACCGGCGTGCAGACGGCGGCGGCCAAGAAGATTCCCACCTTCAGCCACTACAACAGCATGTACCGCTTCTCCAAGGACTACGTGGTGACCGGCCACCTGGCGCACTGGGACAAGATCTACATCGACTTCCTGACCAAGGTGCACAACGGGACCTACACCAACAAGAACCTGCAGAACGTGGACTACTGGTGGCTGCTCAACAAGGGTGCAGTGGAGATGGGCGCCGACGCCGGACTGGCGGTCAATCCCAAGTACGTGCCGCAGCTGAAGGCCGCCACCATGACCGTGAAGGGGCAGAAGGTGAGCGTGTACGACCGCCTGATGGCCCTGACCAAGGACATGAGCTCGGCCAAGCCCACCTTCGACCCGTTCGCCGGGCCGCTCAAGGACCGGTATGGCGTGACGCGTGTGCCCGCCGGCAAGACGCTGAGCGTGGCCGACCTGAACAGCATGAGCTGGGTCGTGCCGGGCGTGGTTGGCGACGTGGCGGACGAACCCAAGAAGTAA
- a CDS encoding PAS domain-containing protein: MRAESSGLTEQFGPYEVLPQPVWCSDQEGHCLYSNRAMTLTTGLSPEAMLGDGYLQGVHPDDCNRVRDVLPAHWMAQDPVEYEYRLLQATGEYHWVCSRSQPVRSETGELIHWVSTCHDIDALKRAEHSRARQNGLSVRLLRLTQGLARATDLQTAVASALQGCHEVLQAHGVLLYLLSDNGNELLLSATHGYSDEDVTSIRSVAATADLPAAQAIRVERPIWVEADLAERYPQMHPIIDTYHLQALACIPLMRARRPMGVLVLDFTEPQPFDPDLRALLVGAADEIGQALVRTGLLTVRQRLEQYQVLLNTITDQLSRSLTCEEVHRGVLQESAEVTGAYGGFFTSVALDGATLVVDTQQGYAPQFMERHHVIPPEADLPVQLARRTGQAVYVSSRAELLQRFPELAGTLEARTQALAVLPLRSDGQVTGTLALSYASPHDFDPVERQFLVALATHTSQVLQRARLYEREQAARRQAEEVARSEQLNQQSLRGILNALPNLVWILTPDGLVQEFNTQWGSYTGQTEQMEGVSWLEAIHPADQPLLMQIRAEAIRAVREYRLELRIRRSDHTYRWHVARVIPVLVDGQLMRWVGSATDIDDQKRTEELLEQRVMERTRRWQDLNLELRAIATTLAGSLEEPLRRVFGVVGLIEQRLGRLDHLKDERIVQLFRLLSAETQRMSGVAQEIRQFSDLENRELRLSRVPLDQLVIQVRSDLESYTRQQTVKWKMGSLPVVRADALLLRQVFAEVFLTLLSRPADTGDLIITISAAVHGQQVEVRLESNGRFTAEEVQLLFSPLGHDLESGGGAGLANVRRTVARHGGQISTVESEAGTVLALTLPLWRDPPVSRA, encoded by the coding sequence ATGCGTGCCGAGTCCTCCGGGTTGACAGAACAGTTCGGTCCTTATGAGGTCCTGCCCCAACCGGTGTGGTGCTCTGATCAGGAGGGCCACTGCCTGTACAGCAACCGGGCCATGACCCTGACCACCGGGCTGTCGCCGGAAGCGATGCTCGGTGACGGGTACCTCCAGGGTGTGCACCCGGACGATTGCAACCGGGTGCGGGACGTGCTGCCGGCGCACTGGATGGCCCAGGACCCGGTGGAATATGAGTACCGGCTGCTGCAGGCCACCGGGGAGTACCACTGGGTCTGTAGCCGCAGCCAGCCGGTCCGGTCGGAAACGGGCGAGCTGATTCACTGGGTCTCCACCTGCCACGATATCGACGCGCTGAAGCGGGCCGAGCACAGCCGGGCGCGGCAGAACGGCCTGTCGGTGCGGTTGCTGCGGCTCACGCAGGGCCTGGCCCGCGCCACCGACCTGCAGACGGCCGTAGCTTCGGCCCTGCAGGGCTGCCATGAAGTGCTGCAGGCCCATGGGGTCCTGCTGTACCTGTTGAGCGACAACGGCAATGAGCTGCTGCTGAGTGCCACTCACGGGTACTCGGACGAGGACGTCACCTCGATCCGGTCGGTGGCGGCCACCGCCGATCTGCCGGCGGCCCAGGCGATCCGGGTCGAACGTCCCATCTGGGTCGAGGCCGATCTCGCAGAGCGCTATCCCCAGATGCACCCGATCATCGACACGTACCACCTGCAGGCGCTGGCCTGCATTCCCCTGATGCGGGCCCGTCGCCCGATGGGGGTGCTGGTGCTCGACTTCACCGAGCCGCAGCCGTTCGACCCGGATCTGCGGGCCCTGCTGGTGGGCGCGGCGGACGAGATCGGGCAGGCGCTGGTGCGTACCGGGCTGCTCACCGTCCGGCAGCGGCTGGAGCAGTATCAGGTGCTGCTCAACACCATCACCGATCAGCTGTCCCGGAGCCTGACCTGCGAGGAGGTCCACCGGGGAGTGCTGCAGGAGAGCGCCGAGGTGACCGGTGCGTACGGCGGCTTCTTCACCAGCGTCGCGCTGGATGGGGCCACACTGGTGGTGGACACCCAGCAGGGTTACGCTCCGCAGTTCATGGAGCGTCACCACGTCATTCCGCCCGAGGCCGACCTGCCGGTTCAGCTGGCCCGGCGAACCGGGCAGGCGGTATACGTGTCGTCCCGGGCCGAGCTGCTGCAGCGCTTTCCGGAGCTGGCCGGCACCCTGGAAGCGCGGACGCAGGCGCTGGCGGTTCTGCCGCTGCGCAGTGACGGACAGGTCACCGGCACGCTGGCGCTGAGCTACGCCAGTCCGCATGACTTTGACCCGGTGGAGCGCCAGTTCCTGGTGGCCCTGGCCACCCACACCTCCCAGGTGTTGCAGCGTGCCCGCCTGTACGAACGGGAGCAGGCCGCCCGCCGGCAGGCCGAGGAGGTGGCGCGCAGTGAGCAGCTCAACCAGCAGTCGCTGCGCGGCATTCTGAACGCGCTGCCGAACCTGGTGTGGATTCTGACGCCGGACGGGCTGGTGCAGGAATTCAATACCCAGTGGGGAAGCTACACCGGCCAGACCGAGCAGATGGAGGGCGTCAGCTGGCTGGAGGCCATTCATCCGGCCGACCAACCGCTGCTGATGCAGATTCGTGCGGAGGCCATCCGGGCGGTCCGGGAGTACCGCCTGGAGCTGCGCATACGCCGCTCTGACCACACCTACCGCTGGCATGTCGCGCGGGTGATCCCGGTGCTGGTGGACGGCCAGCTGATGCGCTGGGTCGGGTCGGCCACCGACATCGACGACCAGAAGCGCACTGAGGAACTGCTTGAGCAGCGGGTGATGGAACGCACCCGGCGCTGGCAGGACCTGAACCTGGAACTGCGGGCCATCGCCACGACGCTGGCCGGCAGCCTGGAAGAACCGCTGCGCCGGGTCTTCGGGGTGGTGGGCCTGATCGAGCAGCGTCTGGGCCGGCTGGACCACCTGAAGGACGAGCGGATTGTGCAGCTGTTCCGTCTGTTGAGTGCTGAGACGCAGCGCATGAGCGGGGTGGCGCAGGAGATCCGGCAGTTCTCCGATCTGGAGAACAGAGAACTGCGGCTCAGCCGGGTGCCGCTCGATCAGCTGGTGATTCAGGTGCGCAGCGACCTGGAATCCTATACCCGCCAGCAGACGGTGAAGTGGAAGATGGGCAGCCTGCCGGTGGTGCGGGCCGACGCGCTGCTGCTGCGCCAGGTGTTCGCGGAGGTGTTCCTAACCCTGCTGAGTCGCCCGGCCGACACCGGCGACCTGATCATCACCATCAGCGCGGCGGTGCATGGGCAGCAGGTGGAGGTCCGGCTGGAGTCGAACGGCCGCTTCACGGCCGAGGAGGTGCAGCTTCTGTTCTCCCCACTGGGCCATGACCTGGAGTCCGGTGGGGGAGCCGGTCTGGCCAATGTTCGCCGTACCGTGGCGCGGCACGGAGGTCAGATCTCGACCGTGGAGTCCGAGGCGGGAACCGTCCTGGCCCTGACCCTGCCGCTGTGGCGCGACCCTCCAGTGTCCAGGGCCTGA
- a CDS encoding metal-dependent hydrolase: MQITFIGHSSFLLDDGQHRVVIDPFIEGNPKAGLTLDQVKARQPQTVLISHAHGDHWGNALDLAAGGASIIGTAEIAGYAQKQGAANALPSNIGGTVRQPWGSVYFTPAWHSSSFPDGTYGGMPTGMVIEFGGKRLYFAGDTSLFSDMQLIGDRGLDLAFLPIGDNYTMGPEEAGRALDLLRPRDVIPMHYGTFPVLTGDPQVFAREAEQRGVKVHLLQPGETLDY; the protein is encoded by the coding sequence ATGCAGATCACCTTCATCGGCCACAGCAGCTTTCTTCTGGACGACGGCCAGCACCGCGTCGTGATCGATCCGTTCATCGAGGGCAACCCCAAAGCTGGCCTCACGCTGGATCAGGTTAAGGCGCGGCAGCCGCAGACGGTGCTGATCAGCCACGCGCACGGTGACCACTGGGGCAACGCCCTGGACCTGGCGGCCGGGGGCGCCAGCATCATCGGCACCGCCGAGATCGCCGGGTACGCGCAGAAACAGGGTGCGGCGAATGCCCTGCCGTCCAACATCGGCGGCACGGTGCGGCAGCCCTGGGGCAGCGTGTACTTCACGCCGGCGTGGCACTCGTCGAGCTTTCCGGACGGTACCTATGGCGGCATGCCCACCGGTATGGTGATTGAGTTCGGGGGCAAGCGGCTGTACTTTGCGGGCGACACATCGCTCTTCAGCGACATGCAGCTGATCGGGGACCGGGGGCTGGACCTGGCGTTCCTGCCGATCGGCGACAACTACACCATGGGCCCCGAGGAGGCTGGCCGCGCCCTGGACCTGCTGCGGCCGCGCGACGTGATCCCGATGCACTACGGCACCTTCCCGGTCCTGACCGGCGACCCGCAGGTGTTCGCCCGCGAGGCGGAGCAGCGGGGCGTGAAGGTTCACCTGTTGCAGCCGGGTGAGACGCTCGACTACTGA
- a CDS encoding transcription elongation factor GreA: MAEKMKMTRKGYDKLKEQLEFFKTTRREQISEYMGIAIADGDLRESAAYDEARMQQSENEARILDLEDQLENAIIIEEGVQDGVGLGARVLVQDASGREHRFEIVGTYEVDVLNGKISDQSPIGQALAGQQEGSKVSVQMPRGKQEFTILKVSYE; the protein is encoded by the coding sequence ATGGCCGAAAAAATGAAAATGACCCGCAAGGGCTATGACAAGCTGAAAGAACAGCTGGAGTTCTTCAAAACCACCCGCCGCGAGCAGATCAGCGAGTACATGGGCATCGCCATCGCGGACGGCGACCTGCGTGAGAGTGCAGCCTACGACGAGGCGCGCATGCAGCAGTCCGAGAACGAGGCACGCATTCTGGACCTCGAGGACCAGCTGGAGAACGCCATCATCATCGAGGAAGGCGTGCAGGACGGGGTGGGCCTGGGCGCGCGCGTGCTGGTGCAGGACGCCAGCGGCCGCGAGCACCGCTTCGAGATCGTGGGCACCTACGAGGTGGACGTGCTGAACGGCAAGATCAGCGATCAGAGCCCCATCGGTCAGGCGCTGGCCGGACAGCAGGAAGGCAGCAAGGTGTCGGTGCAGATGCCGCGCGGCAAGCAGGAGTTCACCATCCTGAAAGTCAGCTACGAATAA
- the trxA gene encoding thioredoxin: MKPMELNDSNFKGEIDSGLTLVDFWAPWCGPCRMIAPVVEEIASQYEGKVKVGKLNVDDNQQTAMQFRVMSIPTLILFKDGQPVEGVVGAQPKRAFEQLLDKHLATVSN, from the coding sequence ATGAAGCCGATGGAACTGAACGACAGCAACTTCAAGGGCGAGATCGATTCGGGCCTCACGCTGGTGGACTTCTGGGCCCCCTGGTGCGGTCCCTGCCGCATGATCGCTCCGGTGGTGGAGGAAATCGCCTCGCAGTACGAGGGCAAGGTCAAGGTCGGCAAGCTGAACGTCGACGACAACCAGCAGACCGCCATGCAGTTCCGGGTGATGAGCATTCCCACCCTGATCCTGTTCAAGGACGGCCAGCCGGTGGAGGGCGTGGTCGGGGCGCAGCCCAAGCGCGCCTTCGAGCAGCTGCTCGACAAGCACCTGGCCACTGTCAGCAACTGA